A window of the Paralichthys olivaceus isolate ysfri-2021 chromosome 5, ASM2471397v2, whole genome shotgun sequence genome harbors these coding sequences:
- the LOC109634145 gene encoding apolipoprotein L2-like isoform X1 → MSAARMELQQVLCRYVTDTLTHINTVRQFCEDVSKWGLGRKTELNMMIDIKERADRVNLKIKHVSQSGNKGKAFWEYLKSKVTKVTADSRRAELQKELDAVLKDTLVGLEKLDCFLVAVEKLAVTSLHVFTENQALSLPKGITFDYVQVVITAARVICPRLLEFKRDAQVFFQPILPNVEVLSYELDKYIQTTEKICEMLSKSSLSDFPSEITTETVVNFDEDLPGDDMQRMLDHINQLDEIRMNKHFRMVFLFQEESCSDFITDFSKRQPRMLEFLNKLEKNATQLDRMHKGAKISSVAGSSVGATGGVLSIVGLALMPVTAGLSLALTVTGIGLGITSGINSLVTTLTEIGVNATQQKKAREVFQSFMEDVQSLQECLEKVTSQADSKIEESIIKVALGISKGLGTVGAIGKGIDAIVDASSSIKLLKSEEVIAGVGKVVVEEGKSLRNVPRVAADIPDIGQAVAKGPLALTKSARAGLIAVNALFLGMDIFFIFKDSISLAKGNKTEISLFIRSRATLWKSEMDSWQGIHDSLCEGLETSVKRKAVLETPFYPEMDVKEQREEDMDMCY, encoded by the exons ATGTCTGCTGCAAG AATGGAGCTACAGCAGGTTTTGTGCCGCTACGTCACAGACACTCTCACCCACATCAACACTGTAAGACAATTCTGTGAGGACGTCTCTAAATGGGGGCTCGGTAGGAAGACAGAATTAAACATGATGATAGATATCAAAGAGAGGGCTGACCGCGTCAACCTAAAAATCAAGCATGTTTCCCAGTCAGGGAATAAAGGTAAGGCCTTTTGGGAATATTTGAAAAGCAAGGTGACCAAAGTGACCGCAGACAGCAGgcgtgcagagctgcagaaggAGCTGGATGCtgtgctcaaggacactttggttGGCCTGGAGAAGCTCGACTGCTTCCTGGTTGCAGTGGAGAAGCTGGCGGTCACTTCGCTCCATGTGTTTACGGAGAACCAGGCGCTAAGTCTGCCCAAAGGGATCACCTTCGATTATGTTCAGGTTGTCATTACTGCAGCGCGGGTAATCTGCCCTCGACTCCTCGAGTTCAAAAGAGATGCACAAGTCTTCTTCCAGCCCATACTTCCAAATGTGGAAGTGCTGTCGTATGAGTTGGACAAGTACATACAGACCACAGAGAAAATCTGCGAGATGTTATCAAAAAG CTCCCTCAGTGACTTTCCCTCAGAAATCACGACGGAAACTGTGGTGAACTTTGATGAGGATCTGCCTGGAGATGACATGCAGAGGATGCTTGATCACATCAATCAGCTGGATGAGATCAG GATGAACAAGCACTTCAGGATGGTGTTCTTGTTTCAAGAAGAATCATGCTCTGACTTCATCACTGACTTCAGCAAGCGACAGCCCAGGATGCTGGAGTTTCTCAACAAGCTGGAGAAGAATGCAACTCAGCTCGACAGGATGCATAAGGGGGCAAAGATCTCCAGCGTGGCAGGCAGCTCTGTGGGGGCAACTGGGGGTGTGCTCTCCATTGTTGGCTTGGCGTTAATGCCTGTGACAGCAGGGTTGTCTCTTGCTCTGACAGTAACTGGGATAGGTCTGGGAATCACCAGTGGCATCAACAGCCTAGTCACCACCTTAACCGAGATCGGAGTAAATGCTACACAACAGAAGAAAGCAAGAGAGGTTTTCCAGAGCTTCATGGAGGATGTGCAGAGTCTCCAGGAATGTCTGGAGAAAGTAACCAGTCAAGCCGACTCCAAAATAGAAGAGAGTATCATTAAAGTGGCTCTGGGCATTAGCAAGGGTCTTGGTACAGTTGGTGCTATTGGAAAAGGTATTGATGCAATAGTTGATGCTTCCTCTTCTATTAAGTTGTTGAAAAGTGAAGAAGTGATTGCAGGTGTTGGTAAGGTGGTGGTTGAGGAAGGTAAGTCATTACGTAACGTGCCCAGGGTGGCTGCAGACATACCAGATATTGGTCAGGCAGTCGCCAAAGGGCCTCTTGCTCTCACCAAGTCAGCCAGGGCAGGTTTAATTGCAGTCAACGCTCTCTTCCTCGGCATGGATATCTTCTTCATTTTTAAGGACAGCATCAGTCTGGCCAAAGGCAACAAGACCGAGATCTCACTGTTTATCAGGTCCAGAGCTACTCTGTGGAAGTCAGAGATGGATTCGTGGCAGGGGATCCACGACTCCCTGTGTGAAGGCCTGGAAACGtcagtgaaaagaaaagctgtTCTGGAGACACCATTTTATCCAGAGATGGATGTGAAGGAgcaaagagaagaagacatgGACATGTGTTACTGA